The Candidatus Vesicomyosocius sp. SY067_SCS001 genome includes a window with the following:
- the lysA gene encoding diaminopimelate decarboxylase, producing MGFSYQNNILHAESVAIADLMKTYGSPLYVYSRTDIEYNWHLFSSAFGIHPHLVCYAVKANSNLAVLSVLAKMGSGFDVVSNGELERVLLAGADASRCVFSGVAKTNIEIKRALEVGIFCFNVESMAEMRRIEQVAKEMSMEAPISLRVNPDVDAKTHPYISTGLKENKFGVDIDDAIPIYKMAYNSPYLKVKGIDCHIGSQLTKISPFLDALDKVLELVAKLGMLNIHVTHLDLGGGVGIKYDNEQTIDINAYISSILDKVGSLKIILEPGRAIVGNAGIFVTKVEFLKQNSDKSFAIIDGAMNDLLRPSFYQAYHQVLPIDENAEGIDAHWDLVGPICETGDFLAKNRRLSLSEGDYLALMSAGAYGSTMSSNYNSRPRVAEVMVLGSQYTLVRERETIQDLFNKEYMIND from the coding sequence ATGGGTTTTTCTTATCAAAATAATATACTACATGCTGAGTCTGTTGCTATAGCAGATTTGATGAAAACCTATGGATCACCTCTTTATGTTTATTCAAGAACAGATATTGAGTATAATTGGCATTTGTTTAGTAGTGCTTTTGGTATTCATCCACATTTAGTTTGTTATGCGGTTAAAGCCAACTCTAATCTAGCAGTGCTCAGTGTATTGGCAAAAATGGGATCTGGTTTTGACGTTGTATCTAATGGTGAATTAGAACGTGTTTTACTTGCTGGAGCGGATGCATCTCGTTGTGTTTTTTCAGGTGTGGCCAAAACAAATATTGAGATTAAACGTGCTTTAGAAGTTGGTATTTTTTGTTTTAATGTTGAATCTATGGCGGAGATGAGGCGTATTGAACAAGTAGCAAAAGAAATGAGTATGGAAGCACCAATTTCATTACGAGTTAATCCTGATGTCGATGCAAAAACACATCCGTATATTTCAACAGGACTTAAGGAGAATAAATTCGGTGTTGATATTGATGATGCTATTCCTATTTATAAAATGGCATATAACTCCCCATATTTAAAGGTTAAAGGAATAGATTGCCATATTGGCTCACAATTAACAAAAATATCTCCTTTTTTAGATGCGCTGGATAAAGTGCTTGAATTAGTTGCTAAACTTGGTATGCTTAATATTCATGTTACTCATTTAGATTTGGGTGGAGGTGTTGGTATTAAGTATGACAATGAACAAACAATTGATATTAATGCTTATATTTCTTCCATCCTTGATAAAGTAGGTAGTCTAAAAATTATTTTAGAACCAGGTCGGGCAATTGTCGGTAATGCTGGTATATTTGTTACCAAAGTTGAGTTTTTAAAACAGAATTCAGATAAGTCATTTGCGATTATTGATGGTGCAATGAATGACTTATTGCGTCCTTCTTTTTATCAAGCTTATCATCAAGTATTGCCTATTGATGAGAATGCTGAAGGCATTGATGCTCATTGGGACTTAGTGGGACCAATTTGTGAAACAGGTGATTTTTTGGCTAAAAATAGAAGACTTTCTTTGTCGGAAGGTGACTATTTAGCACTAATGTCTGCTGGTGCTTATGGCTCTACCATGAGTTCAAATTATAATTCCCGTCCTAGGGTAGCGGAAGTAATGGTATTAGGTAGTCAATATACATTAGTGCGAGAACGTGAAACTATTCAGGATTTGTTTAATAAAGAATATATGATTAATGACTAA
- the nudE gene encoding ADP compounds hydrolase NudE → MRKKPTVLNIKTIATTNFFNIEEMYIKFSNGEKRIYERLKPFKNGAVLIVPMLDDETVLMIYEYSGGTDKYELVLTKGKINDNEIIVEAANRELIEEIGFGANKLTFIKEMTIAPSYQSSVTYIVLAQDLYKANAQGDEPELLEVVTFRMDDLENLVYNEHLTEARSIAALYMARDMINNQ, encoded by the coding sequence ATGCGCAAGAAACCAACAGTACTAAATATTAAAACTATTGCTACAACTAATTTTTTCAATATTGAGGAAATGTATATTAAGTTCTCAAATGGTGAAAAAAGAATATATGAACGTTTAAAGCCATTTAAAAATGGTGCAGTATTGATTGTTCCTATGCTGGATGATGAAACTGTGCTTATGATTTATGAATATTCTGGTGGTACAGATAAATATGAGCTTGTATTAACTAAGGGAAAAATTAATGATAATGAAATAATTGTTGAGGCTGCTAATAGAGAGTTAATTGAAGAAATTGGTTTTGGCGCTAATAAATTAACCTTTATTAAAGAAATGACCATTGCACCTAGTTATCAATCTAGTGTTACTTATATTGTATTAGCACAAGATTTATATAAGGCAAACGCACAAGGTGATGAGCCAGAATTATTAGAGGTGGTTACATTTAGGATGGATGATTTGGAAAACTTGGTTTACAACGAACACTTAACTGAGGCTAGAAGTATTGCAGCTTTATACATGGCGAGAGATATGATTAATAACCAATAA
- the yhbY gene encoding ribosome assembly RNA-binding protein YhbY, producing the protein MTKLTNNQKKFLRSKSHNLKPIVMVGQHGLNESVLVELEITMDKHELLKIKIRMDKRAEKQKIIDKIINTYHAYLVQVIGNIVVIYRAFDEDPQIILPRK; encoded by the coding sequence ATGACTAAACTAACCAATAATCAAAAAAAGTTTCTTAGATCAAAAAGCCATAATTTAAAACCTATTGTGATGGTAGGACAACATGGATTAAATGAGTCTGTTTTAGTAGAGCTTGAGATAACTATGGATAAACATGAATTGTTAAAAATCAAGATACGTATGGATAAGAGGGCGGAAAAACAAAAAATAATTGATAAAATTATTAATACTTATCATGCCTATTTGGTGCAAGTTATTGGTAATATTGTGGTTATTTATCGTGCATTTGATGAAGACCCACAAATTATTCTGCCAAGAAAATAA